DNA from Leptospira mayottensis 200901116:
ACTTTAGGGTTGTAAAGAATTTCGTCGATCGGAGTATAAAGTTCTCCCGCTAAAGGAGCGAGAATGGAGGCTCCGAATTTCAGATCCAACATCTTTCTCGCACGGGGAAATCGGGAAAGAAGTCCGATCAGAGTGATACCGATATGGTTCAGATTTCCGGGACCGCCTAGGGATACAAAGGCGGCGATGTCCTTCGTATCCTTTTTACGCTCGGACATACAAAAATGAGAATATAGAATCATTGCTCCCATGGAATGCCCCACATATGAAACGCGTTCGGAACCGGTAATTTTTTTCACCTTCTCGAACATCGCGGGGATGTCGTATTTTACGATATCATCGAACGTGAAGTCTTCGTAACGAGTCGGGCTTTCGTGATAAGATCGTCCGCAACCTCGAAGAGAAACCGCAAATACATCGTAACCTCTAAGTTTAAGATAATAGGGGAGAGAATGTCTTCTATCTAAGTCGACCACGAACTTGTTCGCTGCGATTCCGTGAACTACCAAAACAGGTGCCAATTGCTGATTCGGTTGAGGAGGAATATGTCTGTGGAGAGCTAAATTCCATCCGTCCTTCGTTTTCGCAAAATGAACTTCGTCTGCAATGTCCTCTTGTCCGTATAATTTTCCGATCCAGTTTAAAAGAAGAGGATGGATGATGAGAATTAAGATTAGGATTCCGGTGAAGATGAAGGCGAGTGTGGATGCAAACAACGCGAAAAAAAGAAGAATGAAGAACGTAGTTACTAAGTAGAACGGACTTCTACGATTCTTGAGAATTGCGATCACAGAATTAAAAATAATGGAAAATCTGAAATGTCAAGAAATAGAAGAAGCTGCTTGCCCGAAAAATCGAAGAAAAGAATCTGGTGAGTACAACGTGTCTCAAACTCCGGAATACAAACTCTATACTTCACCGAATGGATGGTATTCCATGGTGATTCCCGCACATTGGATTCACATGGTCATCGAGGGAATTCCTGCATTTTTCGAGGAAAACGGAAGCGGTGCTCTTCAAGTCTATGCCTTTGAAAATAAATCAGAAAGTTATGATCTTGGAGAAGAATTAAAAAGATATCTTGAAACGCACAAAATCGATTTCGAAGAAGATAAGATTGCATCTTTCGAAAACGAAGAAGGCAACAAGATTATGGCTTGCGAATTCGTAA
Protein-coding regions in this window:
- a CDS encoding alpha/beta fold hydrolase — translated: MIAILKNRRSPFYLVTTFFILLFFALFASTLAFIFTGILILILIIHPLLLNWIGKLYGQEDIADEVHFAKTKDGWNLALHRHIPPQPNQQLAPVLVVHGIAANKFVVDLDRRHSLPYYLKLRGYDVFAVSLRGCGRSYHESPTRYEDFTFDDIVKYDIPAMFEKVKKITGSERVSYVGHSMGAMILYSHFCMSERKKDTKDIAAFVSLGGPGNLNHIGITLIGLLSRFPRARKMLDLKFGASILAPLAGELYTPIDEILYNPKVTSSKTVKKIMKNAIENISDGVTEQFMHWIETKQMHSLNGFYNYIQLQKNISVPALFIAGEKDVIATPETVRSVYENASSKKKEFRVISKVNGSSEDYGHVCLVMGDRAEDDVFQYVESFLKKHGLRSQPRIMTKIKEGILSAFRRRIPS